A region of Streptomyces sp. NBC_01264 DNA encodes the following proteins:
- a CDS encoding non-ribosomal peptide synthetase: protein MMEPSARLVLISPTRLADVRRRTGGYSDRTIAEACAIGLSYWATGESPDGIDLVPGTLFADVLGWVDNGGSAPGGWETGEAAPDGWAIAVPASVLSAGVPQADAQRALDDLADFPDRPLGTISPTGVAERLETLAEWNDNAADRVRPTIVEMFREQARLRPDAVAIVDEHRSLTYRQAAELSAQLAHHLIGRGLGSEQVVGISLGRSADMVIGLLGVLQAGCAFVPLDPQWPAARRAVVIDDARVVLQLSGSGEHDPAEPAAAVVDLDDWRYADQPTEGTGITAHGNSLAYVIFTSGSTGRPKGAMIRHEAISERLLWQVEEILHFGHDDASLFKAPLSFDISINEIFLPLVCGGRLVVLRPGGERDPHHLLAVIAEHRVTFTYLVSSMLDVLLEIAGDSDRLDSMRHVWCGGEVLTPELYERYRTRLDIPMYHGYGPAETTIGVSHVIYRGEAERLSTSIGKANPNTQLYVLDDELRPVPVGVGGELYVGGFLLGRGYVNAPGLTASRFVANPFATDGSRLYRTGDLARFAPDGSLDFLGRADNQIKIRGMRLELEDVEVGLAEHPAVRHTCVIAKKNSAGGTYLVGYVIPAAGHEELRADEVKAWATEHMVEYMVPAHVVVMTEFPLTANGKLDRRALPEPEIVTGAFIRPSTDEERAVCAAVASVLRLEEVGVDQDFFQLGGDSILAISLLSALREAGLYVTAGQIFANSVLGALAAVAGREDPAGVDHADVATGPVAGSPIVQWLGRTTDAVDGFVQAVVLNTPADLTADALGPILDSLVARHDMLRARLVRGDRWSFEIPEADGIAADWQVSDGPLDACVALATEGLDPDNGVMLRAVWRREARQLVLVAHHVVVDGVSWRVLMEDLATAWRRFSAGQALELPAVGTSFRRWTQLLESAGFDADRAHYERPLPGPDAPLGRRAPSETDTVERERHRIFTVGSEATAALLGEIPAKFHAGVNDVLLTALAVTLARWRRGRGQEQTFAHIELEGHGRESRHVAGATGVEPDLSRTVGWFTTLFPVTVDPGTTGDFSDPRYLAAALKAVKEDLARVPGNGVSYGALRYLADAAFTAPAPQVLFNYLGRFDAGASGDWQLSGTTGQLGEKRDPKMRLPRALEFNAIAEPSATGAYELVTTLSWPDGMFTDEDIEAIGGYFQAALTALAALEEGGHSPSDFPLVRLTQAGVDTLDGPELRAVLPLTPLQEGLYFHSVFDDDSAGSYVEQQLLTLEGELDPARLAAATTRLLTLYPNLAARFTALADGRVVSVLESGAEASFTTLERPGITDAELHELAERDRRAGFDLATGPLMRFTLVRDPESGRDVLVQTVHHIIADGWSVPPMLRALLAEYHAPGSTYPLSGFPDYVGWLAGRDADESDRVWGAELAELPGPSLVAREHTPSDRFADTSVEPGLDVDSAARTAGVPLSVAVHSAWAVTVGGILHCADVVFGSTVSGRDADVPGIEDMVGLFINTVPLRARWNEATTARELLASVREHQGAVLPHQHVSLARIGRLAGVGSLFDTLVVFDVATDVAALRRTGDTLSVTGLVNEGAPHYPLTLVVERALDGRPRFNLIYDGELLRESSARDILNRFEHTLTGLLTRPDAPVGDLAPEGARTPARITPTTLGALFDAAARRDPAATAVTQCALDGATRSLTYGELAAAKDELAAALRAAGVGPGRRVAVAVPRTIEQVVALVAIVSAGGAYVPLDMAYPDDRLEYVLGDAAPQAVLVDPAQRERFTALLERAGVAARVLVQGDELPREAAGTADATAAATADEVSWNDPAYVIYTSGSTGRPKGVVVPHSSVVALLANTQPDMDFGPDDVWVQFHSYSFDFAVWELWGALAHGGELLVPDYGLTRSPVDFHRLVRERGVTVLNQTPSAFYQFVEADRHAGQPLPTLRRVIFGGEALDLGRLRGWVERHGAASPELVNMYGITETTVHVTHRVLTDGDFAHGGDVSPIGGPIPGLVTYLLDDRLKPVPPGQVGAIYVAGDQVSLGYLGRPGLTAGRFVANPFANDGSRMYHTGDLAVRTLDGELEFTGRADDQVQLKGFRIELGEVESALRELDGVVDVAVTVAGSGDHLVAHVVGRVPGDLSALLTEKLPVHMVPGRILPVDALPLTVNGKLDRKALIARAAQEDPQEAVGSAIATAAADSVLASLVGIFADTLAHPDADADTDFFGAGGDSIVAITVVNRARALGLPIAPRDVFLLKTPRALAELMGTRAPQSSAAAAAPARREDGPLAPTPIILRQRELGGSLARFAQARTLDVPEGTAFADVERAANAVLAAHPALRMRLHTEHGAWTLRTEPARAATVLRADTADATAAANEAAGRLDPETGEIAAFTWLAATGTLVVTVHHFAVDAVSWLILVDDLAAALRGETLAPATTSYAEYADALTLRSTAGADDLGHWVDTLRAPALLPASGALRDTTVVLGPEAADLVTRAAPAALGVALTELLCGALRTALTRIQPAPTDLAIEMERHGRVSVLEHHDYTRTVGWFTAIAPVRLTAHTDPVAAAREVAARQPDESGHLAYGRLRYLNPQTAPLLTARPQVLFNYLGRGSESQALHITGGDQGSPYAVEVNAWTDAATGSLHATFTLAEEIPDEITAHWLHALETLAEASVAAERTAPVTALQRGLFFQAQLAGTAGHYVAQSYFALDHRLDTDALTEAMAVVMARHPVVGAGFATDDDGNPVQVLKAGRRVGVHTVELSTEEEVEALRVRDRGTGFDPAEPPLVRLTVIRLPDGRDGLLLSYHLLLWDGWSRAIVLRDLFEAYRALLAGEQPDAAPAVPAFEDHARSLAAKDPALSERFWAGHLTGLAGPTLLAGPAPTLSEDLPPALLHTLTAEQSQLLRETARAHGVTLNSVLTGAFGLLLGAHTGRSDAVFGVTVSGREGEGLSDIVGVLLNTVPMWTRARPAVPVGQYLASVQAARVEAMEHEHLGLGEIQRASGHDTLFDNLFVLQNFLDLDGLAEMNARHGITEVKSDDSTHYPFTWVVTPGDRLTVKLEHRHGDSASARRLLDDYVGVLQDLARSTGPVGALPGLGPVPAPADRTDIGTDTVIDRFDRAADSAPERVALVAHGRSMTFAELRDRSRLLAGVLAGRGIGPEKTVGLAIPRTLDWIVALFAVLRTGAAYVPLELDHPDERIATIVADARPEVILTVSAVSPRLTGGPVEPGDLIELDRPLPGAEPLVTFAPEDPDRLRHPAYTIYTSGSTGKPKGVVTEYAGLTNMLINHQRRIFAPVLAEHGNRIFKIAHTVSFAFDMSWEELLWLADGHEVHICDEELRRDAPALVDYCREHGIDVINVTPTYAQQLAAEGLLDNPDRRPALVLLGGEAVTPTLWQRLAETEGTVGYNLYGPTEYTINTLGVGTFECQDPVVGVAIDNTEVFVLDPWLRPLPDGVPGELYVSGIGIARGYLGQAAQTAHRFVASPFGAPGERMYRTGDLVVRRPDGNLMYLGRTDQQVKIRGHRVELGEVEAAFAAHPAVRFTAAVAQPDPQVDGAYRLAAYLVLADGSDLAAVAAEAGTGLPDYMRPTHYAQVDAIPLTVNGKADTKALPEPKPLGALTTSGERGPQTETEVLVCEFFAEALDLDDDEVSAVSDFVSLGGHSMLAVRLVGLLRREFGPTITIRDLLTLRTPEAIAGHIDDNS from the coding sequence ATGATGGAACCGAGCGCTCGTCTCGTGCTGATCTCTCCTACGCGCCTGGCAGACGTGCGCCGGCGTACCGGCGGATACTCCGACCGGACCATCGCCGAGGCCTGCGCCATCGGACTGTCGTACTGGGCGACGGGCGAGAGCCCCGACGGAATCGACCTGGTCCCCGGCACGCTCTTCGCGGACGTCCTCGGGTGGGTCGACAACGGCGGTAGCGCGCCCGGCGGTTGGGAGACCGGCGAGGCCGCCCCGGACGGCTGGGCCATCGCGGTCCCCGCGAGCGTCCTGTCGGCCGGCGTCCCGCAGGCCGACGCCCAGCGCGCGCTGGACGACCTGGCGGACTTCCCCGACCGGCCCCTCGGCACCATCAGCCCGACCGGCGTGGCGGAGCGACTCGAGACCCTCGCCGAGTGGAACGACAACGCGGCGGACCGGGTCCGGCCGACCATCGTGGAGATGTTCCGCGAGCAGGCGCGCCTGCGGCCGGACGCGGTCGCCATCGTCGACGAACACCGCTCGCTGACCTACCGCCAGGCGGCGGAGCTGTCCGCGCAGCTGGCCCACCACCTGATCGGCCGGGGACTCGGCTCCGAGCAGGTCGTGGGCATCTCGCTGGGCCGCTCCGCCGACATGGTGATCGGCCTGCTCGGCGTGCTCCAGGCCGGCTGCGCGTTCGTCCCGCTCGACCCGCAGTGGCCCGCCGCGCGCCGCGCCGTCGTCATCGACGACGCGCGGGTGGTGCTGCAGCTGAGCGGCTCGGGCGAGCACGACCCCGCGGAACCGGCCGCCGCGGTGGTCGACCTCGACGACTGGCGCTACGCCGACCAGCCCACCGAGGGCACCGGGATCACCGCGCACGGCAACTCCCTGGCCTACGTGATCTTCACGTCCGGTTCCACCGGCCGCCCCAAGGGCGCGATGATCCGCCACGAGGCGATCAGCGAGCGCCTGCTGTGGCAGGTCGAGGAGATCCTGCACTTCGGCCACGACGACGCCTCGCTGTTCAAGGCGCCGCTGTCCTTCGACATATCCATCAACGAGATCTTCCTCCCGCTGGTCTGCGGCGGCCGCCTCGTCGTCCTGCGGCCCGGCGGCGAACGCGACCCGCACCACCTGCTCGCGGTCATCGCCGAGCACCGCGTCACCTTCACCTACCTCGTCTCCTCCATGCTGGACGTCCTGCTGGAGATCGCCGGCGACTCCGACCGCCTCGACAGCATGCGCCACGTGTGGTGCGGCGGCGAGGTGCTCACCCCCGAGCTGTACGAGCGCTACCGCACCCGGCTCGACATCCCCATGTACCACGGCTACGGCCCGGCCGAGACGACCATCGGCGTCTCCCACGTCATCTACCGCGGTGAGGCCGAACGCCTGTCGACCTCCATCGGCAAGGCCAACCCCAACACCCAGCTGTACGTCCTCGACGACGAGCTGCGCCCCGTCCCCGTCGGCGTCGGCGGCGAACTCTACGTCGGCGGCTTCCTCCTGGGCCGCGGCTACGTGAACGCACCCGGACTGACCGCGTCCCGGTTCGTGGCGAACCCCTTCGCCACCGACGGCTCGCGCCTCTACCGCACCGGCGACCTCGCCCGCTTCGCCCCCGACGGCTCCCTGGACTTCCTCGGCCGCGCCGACAACCAGATCAAGATCCGCGGCATGCGCCTCGAACTGGAGGACGTGGAGGTCGGCCTCGCGGAGCACCCCGCGGTACGGCACACCTGCGTCATCGCGAAGAAGAACAGCGCGGGCGGCACCTACCTGGTCGGCTACGTGATCCCGGCCGCCGGCCACGAGGAGCTGCGGGCCGACGAGGTCAAGGCCTGGGCCACCGAGCACATGGTCGAGTACATGGTGCCCGCCCACGTCGTCGTCATGACCGAGTTCCCGCTCACCGCGAACGGCAAGCTCGACCGGCGCGCGCTGCCCGAACCGGAAATCGTGACCGGCGCGTTCATCCGGCCCTCCACCGACGAGGAGCGCGCCGTGTGCGCGGCCGTCGCCTCGGTGCTGCGGCTGGAGGAAGTCGGCGTCGACCAGGACTTCTTCCAGCTCGGCGGAGACAGCATCCTGGCCATCTCACTGCTGAGCGCGCTGCGCGAAGCGGGCCTCTACGTCACCGCGGGACAGATCTTCGCCAACAGCGTCCTGGGCGCCCTGGCGGCCGTGGCCGGCCGCGAGGACCCGGCCGGGGTGGACCACGCCGACGTGGCGACCGGTCCCGTCGCGGGATCGCCCATCGTCCAGTGGCTCGGCCGGACCACGGACGCCGTCGACGGCTTCGTCCAGGCAGTCGTACTGAACACCCCGGCGGACCTCACCGCCGACGCCCTCGGCCCGATCCTCGACTCCCTCGTCGCCCGGCACGACATGCTGCGCGCCCGCCTCGTCCGCGGGGACCGCTGGAGCTTCGAGATACCTGAGGCCGACGGGATCGCGGCCGACTGGCAGGTGAGCGACGGGCCGCTCGACGCGTGCGTCGCCCTCGCCACCGAAGGACTCGACCCGGACAACGGCGTGATGCTGCGGGCCGTCTGGCGCCGCGAGGCCCGCCAGCTGGTCCTGGTCGCCCATCACGTGGTGGTCGACGGCGTGTCCTGGCGGGTCCTGATGGAGGACCTGGCCACCGCCTGGCGCCGGTTCTCCGCGGGCCAGGCCCTCGAACTGCCCGCGGTGGGCACCTCGTTCCGGCGCTGGACCCAGCTCCTGGAGAGCGCCGGGTTCGACGCGGACCGCGCCCACTACGAGCGTCCCCTGCCGGGGCCCGACGCGCCGCTGGGCCGGCGCGCCCCGTCCGAGACCGACACGGTCGAGCGGGAGCGGCACCGGATCTTCACCGTCGGCTCCGAGGCCACCGCCGCGCTGCTGGGCGAGATCCCCGCCAAGTTCCACGCGGGCGTCAACGACGTCCTGCTGACCGCGCTCGCCGTCACCCTCGCCCGCTGGCGCCGCGGCCGCGGCCAGGAGCAGACCTTCGCCCACATCGAGCTGGAGGGCCACGGACGCGAGAGCCGCCACGTGGCGGGCGCGACCGGCGTCGAGCCGGACCTGTCGCGGACCGTCGGCTGGTTCACCACGCTGTTCCCGGTGACCGTGGACCCCGGTACGACCGGCGACTTCAGCGACCCCCGGTACCTCGCCGCCGCGCTCAAGGCGGTCAAGGAGGACCTCGCCCGGGTCCCGGGCAACGGCGTCTCCTACGGCGCCCTGCGCTACCTGGCCGACGCCGCCTTCACGGCCCCCGCCCCCCAGGTCCTCTTCAACTACCTGGGCCGCTTCGACGCGGGCGCCTCGGGGGACTGGCAGCTCTCCGGCACCACCGGCCAGCTCGGCGAGAAGCGCGACCCGAAGATGCGCCTGCCGCGCGCCCTGGAGTTCAACGCGATCGCCGAACCCTCCGCCACCGGCGCCTACGAACTCGTCACCACCCTCTCCTGGCCCGACGGGATGTTCACCGACGAGGACATCGAGGCCATCGGCGGCTACTTCCAGGCGGCCCTCACCGCCCTGGCCGCGCTCGAGGAGGGCGGCCACTCGCCCAGCGACTTCCCGCTGGTGCGGCTGACCCAGGCCGGCGTCGACACCCTGGACGGCCCCGAGCTGCGCGCCGTCCTGCCCCTGACCCCGCTCCAGGAAGGCCTGTACTTCCACTCGGTCTTCGACGACGACTCCGCGGGCAGCTACGTCGAACAGCAGCTGCTGACGCTGGAGGGCGAGCTCGACCCCGCCCGCCTCGCGGCCGCGACCACCCGGCTGCTCACCCTGTACCCGAACCTGGCCGCGCGGTTCACGGCCCTCGCCGACGGCCGCGTCGTCTCCGTCCTGGAGAGCGGCGCCGAGGCGTCCTTCACCACCCTGGAGCGGCCCGGCATCACCGACGCCGAACTCCACGAACTCGCGGAGCGCGACCGGCGTGCCGGATTCGACCTGGCCACCGGCCCGCTGATGCGGTTCACGCTGGTCCGCGACCCGGAATCCGGCCGCGACGTCCTCGTGCAGACCGTCCACCACATCATCGCCGACGGCTGGTCCGTGCCCCCGATGCTGCGCGCGCTGCTCGCCGAGTACCACGCGCCGGGCAGCACCTACCCGCTGAGCGGCTTCCCCGACTACGTCGGCTGGCTCGCCGGACGCGACGCCGACGAGAGCGACCGCGTGTGGGGCGCCGAACTCGCCGAACTGCCCGGCCCCTCGCTGGTGGCCAGGGAGCACACCCCGTCCGACCGGTTCGCCGACACCTCCGTCGAGCCCGGACTGGACGTCGACTCCGCCGCCCGTACCGCCGGCGTACCCCTCAGCGTGGCCGTGCACAGCGCCTGGGCCGTCACCGTGGGCGGGATCCTGCACTGTGCCGACGTGGTCTTCGGCTCCACGGTCTCCGGCCGCGACGCCGACGTGCCCGGCATCGAGGACATGGTCGGCCTGTTCATCAACACCGTCCCGCTGCGCGCACGGTGGAACGAAGCCACCACGGCGCGCGAACTGCTCGCCTCGGTGCGCGAGCACCAGGGCGCGGTCCTGCCGCACCAGCACGTCTCGCTGGCACGGATCGGCCGGCTGGCCGGCGTCGGCTCCCTCTTCGACACCCTCGTCGTGTTCGACGTCGCCACCGACGTGGCCGCCCTGCGCCGCACCGGCGACACCCTCTCCGTCACCGGCCTCGTCAACGAGGGCGCCCCGCACTACCCGCTGACCCTGGTCGTGGAGCGGGCCCTCGACGGACGCCCGCGCTTCAACCTGATCTACGACGGCGAACTGCTCCGCGAGAGCAGCGCCCGGGACATCCTGAACCGGTTCGAGCACACCCTCACCGGCCTGCTCACCCGGCCGGACGCCCCCGTCGGCGACCTGGCGCCGGAGGGCGCCAGGACCCCCGCACGGATCACCCCGACCACCCTCGGCGCACTCTTCGACGCCGCGGCGCGGCGGGACCCGGCGGCCACCGCCGTCACCCAGTGCGCGCTCGACGGCGCCACCCGGTCGCTGACCTACGGCGAACTCGCCGCCGCGAAGGACGAGCTGGCCGCCGCCCTGCGCGCGGCCGGGGTCGGACCCGGCCGGCGCGTGGCCGTGGCCGTCCCGCGCACCATCGAGCAGGTCGTCGCCCTGGTCGCGATCGTCAGCGCGGGCGGCGCCTACGTGCCGCTCGACATGGCGTACCCCGACGACCGGCTGGAGTACGTCCTCGGCGACGCCGCCCCGCAGGCCGTCCTCGTCGACCCCGCCCAGCGCGAGCGCTTCACCGCCCTGCTGGAGCGGGCGGGAGTCGCCGCCCGGGTCCTCGTACAGGGCGACGAACTGCCGCGGGAGGCCGCCGGGACGGCGGACGCCACGGCGGCCGCCACGGCGGACGAGGTCAGCTGGAACGACCCCGCCTACGTGATCTACACCTCCGGCTCCACCGGCAGGCCCAAGGGCGTCGTCGTCCCGCACTCCAGCGTGGTGGCGCTGCTCGCCAACACCCAGCCGGACATGGACTTCGGCCCCGACGACGTCTGGGTCCAGTTCCACTCCTACTCCTTCGACTTCGCCGTCTGGGAGCTGTGGGGCGCCCTGGCGCACGGCGGCGAGCTGCTCGTGCCCGACTACGGGCTGACCCGTTCCCCCGTCGACTTCCACCGGCTGGTCCGCGAGCGCGGGGTGACCGTGCTGAACCAGACGCCCTCGGCCTTCTACCAGTTCGTCGAGGCCGACCGGCACGCCGGGCAGCCGCTCCCCACACTGCGCCGCGTCATCTTCGGCGGCGAGGCGCTCGATCTCGGACGCCTGCGCGGCTGGGTCGAGCGGCACGGCGCCGCCTCGCCCGAGCTCGTCAACATGTACGGGATCACCGAGACCACCGTCCACGTGACCCACCGGGTGCTGACCGACGGGGACTTCGCCCACGGCGGCGACGTCAGCCCCATCGGCGGACCCATCCCGGGCCTGGTCACCTACCTGCTCGACGACCGGCTGAAGCCGGTGCCGCCGGGTCAGGTGGGCGCCATCTACGTGGCCGGCGACCAGGTGTCCCTCGGCTACCTCGGGCGGCCGGGCCTCACCGCGGGCCGGTTCGTGGCCAACCCGTTCGCGAACGACGGCTCCCGGATGTACCACACCGGCGACCTGGCCGTCCGTACCCTCGACGGGGAGCTGGAGTTCACCGGCCGCGCCGACGACCAGGTCCAGCTCAAGGGCTTCCGCATCGAGCTCGGCGAGGTCGAGTCCGCGCTGCGGGAGCTCGACGGAGTGGTCGACGTGGCCGTCACCGTGGCCGGCAGCGGCGACCACCTGGTCGCGCACGTCGTGGGCCGGGTGCCCGGCGACCTGTCCGCCCTCCTCACCGAGAAGCTGCCCGTGCACATGGTGCCGGGCCGGATCCTGCCGGTGGACGCCCTGCCGCTGACCGTCAACGGCAAGCTGGACCGCAAGGCCCTGATCGCGCGGGCCGCGCAGGAAGACCCCCAGGAAGCCGTCGGTTCGGCCATCGCCACGGCCGCCGCCGATTCCGTACTGGCCTCCCTGGTCGGCATCTTCGCCGACACCCTGGCGCACCCGGACGCCGACGCCGACACCGACTTCTTCGGCGCGGGCGGCGACAGCATCGTGGCCATCACCGTGGTCAACCGGGCCAGGGCGCTCGGCCTGCCGATCGCACCCCGCGACGTGTTCCTCCTGAAGACGCCGCGCGCGCTCGCCGAGCTCATGGGCACACGTGCGCCGCAGAGCTCCGCCGCCGCCGCGGCCCCCGCGCGCCGCGAGGACGGCCCGCTGGCGCCCACGCCGATCATCCTGCGCCAGCGCGAACTGGGCGGCTCCCTCGCCCGGTTCGCCCAGGCCCGGACCTTGGACGTCCCCGAAGGCACCGCCTTCGCCGACGTCGAGCGCGCCGCGAACGCCGTACTGGCCGCCCATCCGGCCCTGCGGATGCGGCTGCACACCGAGCACGGCGCGTGGACCCTGCGCACCGAACCCGCCCGCGCGGCCACCGTCCTGCGTGCGGACACGGCCGACGCCACGGCCGCCGCGAACGAGGCCGCCGGACGGCTCGACCCCGAAACCGGGGAGATCGCCGCCTTCACCTGGCTCGCGGCCACCGGCACCCTGGTGGTCACCGTGCACCACTTCGCGGTCGACGCGGTCTCCTGGCTGATCCTCGTGGACGACCTGGCCGCCGCCCTGCGCGGGGAGACCCTCGCACCGGCGACCACCTCCTACGCCGAGTACGCCGACGCGCTGACCCTGCGCTCCACCGCCGGCGCCGACGACCTCGGGCACTGGGTGGACACCCTCCGGGCACCCGCGCTGCTGCCCGCGTCCGGCGCGCTGCGCGACACCACCGTCGTCCTCGGCCCCGAGGCCGCCGACCTGGTGACGCGCGCCGCCCCCGCCGCGCTCGGCGTCGCCCTCACCGAGCTGCTGTGCGGCGCCCTGCGCACCGCACTGACCCGGATCCAGCCCGCGCCGACCGATCTGGCGATCGAGATGGAGCGGCACGGCCGGGTGTCCGTACTGGAGCACCACGACTACACCCGTACGGTCGGCTGGTTCACCGCCATCGCGCCCGTCCGGCTCACCGCGCACACCGACCCGGTCGCGGCGGCCCGCGAGGTCGCGGCGCGCCAGCCGGACGAGTCCGGGCACCTCGCCTACGGACGGCTGCGCTACCTCAACCCGCAGACGGCCCCGCTGCTGACCGCCCGCCCGCAGGTGCTCTTCAACTACCTCGGCCGGGGCAGCGAGTCCCAGGCCCTGCACATCACCGGCGGCGACCAGGGCAGCCCCTACGCGGTCGAGGTCAACGCCTGGACCGACGCGGCCACCGGCAGCCTGCACGCGACCTTCACCCTCGCCGAGGAGATCCCCGACGAGATCACCGCGCACTGGCTGCACGCCCTGGAAACCCTCGCGGAAGCCTCCGTGGCGGCCGAGCGCACGGCCCCGGTCACCGCCCTCCAGCGCGGCCTGTTCTTCCAGGCCCAGCTGGCGGGAACGGCCGGCCACTACGTCGCGCAGAGCTACTTCGCCCTCGACCACCGCCTCGACACCGACGCACTGACCGAGGCCATGGCCGTGGTCATGGCCCGCCACCCCGTCGTCGGCGCCGGCTTCGCCACCGACGACGACGGGAACCCGGTCCAGGTCCTCAAGGCGGGCCGCCGGGTCGGCGTCCACACGGTCGAGCTGTCGACCGAGGAGGAAGTCGAAGCCCTGCGCGTCCGGGACCGGGGCACCGGCTTCGACCCGGCCGAGCCGCCGCTGGTCCGGCTGACCGTGATCCGGCTGCCCGACGGCCGCGACGGCCTGCTCCTCAGCTACCACCTGCTGCTGTGGGACGGCTGGTCCCGCGCGATCGTGCTCCGCGACCTGTTCGAGGCCTACCGGGCCCTGCTCGCCGGCGAGCAGCCGGACGCGGCCCCGGCCGTACCGGCCTTCGAGGACCACGCCCGATCGCTCGCCGCCAAGGACCCGGCGCTCTCGGAGCGGTTCTGGGCCGGGCACCTGACCGGGCTCGCCGGCCCGACGCTGCTCGCCGGACCCGCGCCGACCCTCTCGGAGGACCTGCCGCCCGCGCTCCTGCACACCCTGACCGCCGAACAGTCGCAGCTGCTGCGGGAGACGGCCAGGGCGCACGGAGTCACCCTGAACTCCGTCCTCACCGGCGCGTTCGGCCTCCTCCTGGGCGCCCACACCGGCCGCAGCGACGCCGTGTTCGGCGTGACCGTCTCCGGCCGCGAGGGCGAGGGCCTGTCCGACATCGTCGGCGTGCTGCTCAACACCGTGCCGATGTGGACGCGGGCCAGGCCCGCGGTTCCGGTCGGCCAGTACCTGGCGTCCGTACAGGCCGCCCGGGTCGAGGCCATGGAGCACGAGCACCTGGGGCTCGGCGAGATCCAGCGGGCCAGCGGCCACGACACGCTCTTCGACAACCTGTTCGTGCTCCAGAACTTCCTGGACCTGGACGGGCTCGCGGAGATGAACGCCCGCCACGGCATCACCGAGGTGAAGTCGGACGACTCCACCCACTACCCGTTCACCTGGGTCGTCACCCCCGGCGACCGGCTCACGGTCAAGCTGGAGCACCGCCACGGCGACTCCGCGAGCGCCCGCCGTCTCCTCGACGACTACGTCGGCGTGCTCCAGGACCTGGCCCGGTCCACGGGTCCGGTGGGCGCCCTGCCCGGCCTCGGGCCGGTGCCCGCGCCGGCCGACCGTACGGACATCGGCACCGACACGGTGATCGACCGCTTCGACCGGGCGGCCGACAGCGCCCCCGAGCGGGTCGCGCTCGTCGCGCACGGCCGGAGCATGACCTTCGCCGAACTCCGTGACCGCAGCCGCCTGCTGGCGGGCGTGCTCGCCGGGCGCGGCATCGGCCCGGAGAAGACCGTGGGCCTGGCGATCCCGCGCACGCTCGACTGGATCGTCGCGCTGTTCGCCGTACTGCGCACGGGAGCCGCGTACGTACCGCTGGAGCTGGACCACCCGGACGAGCGGATCGCGACGATCGTCGCGGACGCCCGGCCCGAGGTGATCCTCACCGTCAGCGCCGTCTCGCCCCGGCTGACCGGCGGCCCGGTCGAGCCCGGCGACCTGATCGAGCTGGACCGGCCCCTTCCCGGGGCAGAGCCGCTCGTGACGTTCGCACCGGAGGACCCGGACCGGCTGCGGCACCCCGCGTACACGATCTACACCTCCGGTTCCACGGGCAAGCCCAAGGGCGTGGTGACCGAGTACGCCGGACTCACCAACATGCTGATCAACCACCAGCGCCGCATCTTCGCGCCGGTGCTGGCCGAGCACGGCAACCGGATCTTCAAGATCGCGCACACCGTGTCCTTCGCCTTCGACATGTCGTGGGAGGAGCTCCTGTGGCTCGCCGACGGCCACGAGGTGCACATCTGCGACGAGGAACTGCGCCGCGACGCACCCGCCCTGGTCGACTACTGCCGTGAGCACGGGATCGACGTCATCAACGTGACCCCGACCTACGCGCAGCAGCTGGCGGCCGAAGGCCTGCTCGACAACCCGGACCGGCGCCCCGCGCTGGTGCTCCTGGGCGGCGAGGCGGTCACCCCGACCCTGTGGCAGCGGCTCGCCGAGACCGAGGGGACCGTCGGGTACAACCTGTACGGACCCACGGAGTACACCATCAACACCCTGGGCGTCGGCACCTTCGAGTGCCAGGACCCGGTGGTGGGCGTGGCCATCGACAACACCGAGGTGTTCGTCCTGGACCCGTGGCTGCGGCCGCTTCCGGACGGCGTTCCCGGTGAGCTCTACGTCTCCGGCATCGGCATCGCCCGCGGGTACCTGGGTCAGGCGGCCCAGACCGCGCACCGGTTCGTCGCCTCGCCGTTCGGCGCGCCCGGCGAGCGCATGTACCGCACCGGCGACCTGGTGGTCCGCCGGCCGGACGGGAACCTGATGTACCTCGGCCGCACCGACCAGCAGGTCAAGATCCGCGGCCACCGCGTCGAGCTGGGAGAGGTGGAGGCCGCGTTCGCCGCGCACCCGGCGGTACGGTTCACGGCCGCCGTCGCCCAGCCCGACCCGCAGGTCGACGGCGCCTACCGGCTGGCCGCGTACCTCGTGCTGGCGGACGGCTCCGACCTGGCGGCGGTCGCCGCCGAGGCGGGCACCGGACTGCCGGACTACATGCGCCCGACGCACTACGCCCAGGTCGACGCCATCCCGCTCACGGTGAACGGGAAGGCCGACACCAAGGCCCTGCCGGAGCCCAAGCCGCTGGGTGCGCTGACCACTTCGGGCGAGCGCGGCCCGCAGACCGAGACCGAGGTCCTGGTCTGCGAGTTCTTCGCCGAAGCCCTGGACCTGGACGACGACGAGGTGAGCGCCGTGAGCGATTTCGTCTCCCTCGGCGGACACTCCATGCTGGCCGTACGCCTGGTCGGACTCCTGCGCCGTGAATTCGGCCCGACGATCACCATCCGTGACCTGCTCACCCTGCGAACCCCCGAAGCGATTGCCGGGCACATCGATGACAACTCCTGA